The Salvelinus fontinalis isolate EN_2023a chromosome 13, ASM2944872v1, whole genome shotgun sequence DNA segment TTACCCCtccctatatgtacatatctaccccaattacctcgtacccctgcacatcgactcctACTGGTACCAAgagtatatagccatgttatcattacttactgtgtatttattccttgtgttattatttttctttgTGCATCATTGGGAAGGGtacgtaagtaagcattttaccgttagtctacacctgtcgtTTACGTAACATGtggcatttttttatttatttgatttgcaTAAACACACCTTTTACATTTGCTTTTGTCCTAATCCCTAAATCCAAATGTGGGTGTCCAGTATGTGACGCAACGGTGACATGGCCCATACCTCATCAGCTGCATAGTGGTTGTTGTTGATGAGAGAGTGTCCCATCTCATTGCAGGTGGTGAAGCTGTCTGCCCGGGTCTCGATCTCAGACTTGATGTCCTGATGGTTGGCTATGACCAACCCTGCAGAGGACACGtccctgacagagagagaggatgggggggggACAACGACAGAAATTCAGCGTAAAACCTTAATAAAAACATTGAGAACAACGATGACAGAACAGAGGCAAGGTCAGGTCTCACCTGGGGCTGTCGTGGGCGTCGATCTGCAGGTTGACCCCGTCCATCCACAGCATGAGGTCACGCACCATGTTGACGAAACGGAACTTCTCCACGGTGTCCAGCAGGACGTGTCGGCGAGCCTGGCCGGCTCCCAGCAGACCCTCCCAGGCCTCAGTGACAGAGCGCTCACTCCGGTGGATCTCCTCGGCCTTCTCCCCGGCGTAGGCCTTCTGCAGCCGCGCCGCGTCGTCCTGCACCTGGTTCACCTGGGGTTGGAGGAGGCAGCCGGCTCAGAAGGGATCCTGAAAACCATGAACCTGCCACCTCATGTGCTCTGACACATTTCTGATAGCCCCCAGTACCAGTCTGAAAAGCAGCCCTCACAATGCACTAAATCTAATATTCCACTGTGGGATGGTGTGCAAAAGTGTGTGTAATGACATTATTTCTCCCACTGGTGTTCCTGTAAGTATCCCTGTACACTGGTGGTATGGTGCCGAGTTCATCCAATTGAATTCAATATCTTTATTGTCCCGAAGGGAAATTCATTGTGCAGCCAGGAGTTTAAAAGAGCAGTGGCCTACCTGTCCACTGAGGGCCTGGATGTCGTGCTCGTAGGCGGTGTGCTGTCGGTGGAGGTGCTGGACGGTGTTGAGGTCACGGCCCAGGTCAGAGGGCAGCGCCTCCTTCTTCTCCCGGACCCTCCCCAGCGCCTCGCGGGCGTCCTGGTGGAAGCGGTGCAGCTCGTAGGAGGCAGACAGCATCTGGGTGCGCGTGTCGATCAGCTCCAGCAGGTCGGCCCACGCCTCGTTCAGACCGTCCTTCCACTCCGCCACGCTGGCGTTCTCAGGGTGACCCGACTCGATGAGGTCATCGGCCAGCCCGTTAACGCCGTCCACGCGCTCCTGGCCGATGGTGCTGGTGTCCCGAGCAAACTCGCGGAACTTGTCCCGCAGCatctgagaggagaagaggttaAAATATGGATAACAATCCCAGGTTATCGTCATACTTCTTAAAAAGGTAGCTGACAGGAAGAAAAAAAAGTTGTCGGTGAGCAATTAGTgcctgtgtgttgtggtgtgtgtgtgtgtgtgtgtgtgtgtgtgttgtgtgtgtgtgttgtgttactaagtgtgtgtgtgtgtgtgtgtgtgtgtgtgttgtgttactaagtgtgtgtgtgtgttgtgttagtACGTAATTGAACGTATGAGGAAGTGAAAGGAAAGCCACTCACGGTGACATGTTCGTAGTCCTGTCCCAGCTCATGGGATCCGGCCACCACCTCCCTCTCAGCGATCCACTGCTCCAGGTCGTCCACCTCTCTCTTCAGCTGGGTCAGCCTCAGCCTCTCCTGCAGACGCCCACGCCGCTCCTCAGCCAGGTCCTTCAGCCCTGCGTACAGCTTGTCCACCTGGGCTTGCCGTAGGTTGATACGCTCGCTAACAGCAGGGaatatatatgtgagtgagtgagtctggCCAGTTGTAATGACAGACATTGTGGCTGTAGTTAAATCCTATAGTGAAGTGGCATTAGTTTAATGTATTTAGCTTTTAACTgccccccacccaccccctcgTTAACCCCTGTGCCCTTCACCTCTCTGGGTGTTCGCTGGTCATCATGGTGCGGCTGCTGTTGGCCAGCTGGTGGATGGGCTGGGCGTAGTCCTCCAGGGTCTGCTCTAATGTCTGGTGCTTCTTCACCATCACCAGAGCACTCTGCTCATCCTGGGTCACACACACGTTACAGAGATGGAGTTAGGGCCATTAAGCCAGGGACACAGCACTAGAGGACGCACAATAGACGCCATTAGGACAGATGAAGCTCAActtccacctgtctctcctctcaccttggCCTTCTCCTCTGACATCATGTGTAGCTCCTGCTCTCCCATCCAGGCCTCGGCCTCGGCAGCGTCGGTGTAGAACTGCTGGGCGCGGTTGGCCTCCACCAGCCGGGCGTGGCGCTCGTCCGTCTCAGCGATGAGCTGGGCCCAGGAGTCTCGGAGCTCCGCCAGACGGCCCTCCAGAACAGACTGCCTCTCCCCGTCCATCTCCTCCTGCCCTGGGGACATCCCCCTGCGGTGGGTCTGGATGTCATCAATACGGGGCTGGTGGCCCTGGATCTCCTTCTGCAAAGTctggaaaacaaaacaaaaaaggtgTTGCATTATTTTTCCCTCCTACTGTCCAGACTCTTCCCTAAAATTACTCTCTCGTCTGTGTACCTGGTTCTTCTTGATGAGCAGCTGCACACTGGACAGGTCCTTCCCATGGTCGGTGGATGTGGCCAGGGGCATCCTCTCCTTCACCCATAGCTAATTGACCGACAGACAGGAGGAAGTGCATTAAAAGACGACGATGATGATTCTGTACAACATCTCTGTATTTAGAGTCAGGTGGGTCCCACTCACAATctcatcctccaggtctctgttgaaCTGGTGGCCCTCCTTGGAAGCCAGCAGTTGCTGCCGCCTCTGGTTGAGGGGGTCCTGGAGCTGGGAGAAGCTGTCAGTGACACGTCTCTGCTGGCAGTCCACCTCCACCACGGCCCCACCAGCATCTTCCTGGGACAGCGCCAGCGCCTGGGACTGCAGCGACTGCACCTCCTTCTCACGCACCTCCATCTGGTGCTCcagcatctacacacacacacacacggggatgTTTGTTATTACGCTTTCATTTCGATACGGACACTTCTCCACGCAAATGGTCACAAAGGAGTATGACAACTGAGAACTGTCTTCGGCGGTGTAATGTCACCCACCTGGTGCTTCTTGAGCAGGATGTTGACGGAGGTCAGGTCCTTGCCGAAGTCGTCGCTCTGAAGCTGCCCTGACAGGTTCTTCAGCCACACGTCCAGAGCAGAGCAGCTCTGGGTGAAGAGCTCCGCCCTGTTGGCATCGAAGAGGCACTGAGCCTTGGTGCGTGTAGTGTTCTCTAGCTCTTCCCATTGGCTCTGCAGGCCCTCCAGAGTTTGCTGGACTACAGGCTGTAGCTCTGGCTTCTCTGTCACCAGGGCCTGGCCCTCCTAACAGGGGAAAGGGGTCAGAAAAAGCATAAATACTGGCACCCACATCTTTCGGACTGCTTTTTCCACTTATTATTTTCGTCGTATAATAGTTTTATGATCCTACCTTATCGATCTTATCCAGCCAGTCTTTGTTGGAGGCCAGCTCAGCCATGAAGGCCTGGTGTTTCTGCCACTTGCTGTGGAGGTTCCTGGCCTCGTCGTACGACATGTCCTGAGCAGTCAGCATCTTCTCATTGATCCACAGAGtcagctgcagagagagagaggagaatgataTTACTCAATGCATGTGCCTCAGGATAACTGCTTTGACTGcggttttatatatttttttactacaAGACAAAGTGTCAATAAAATGTATCACACCACCATTATTATTGTAACAGTTGGCGATTCGTACCTCTTGTCCGTCCTGCAGGAAATGCTGAAGTTCACGGTTGTCCTTCAGTTTAGACAGGAGTTCATTTGCAGCTTCCCTATTCTTCTGATGTCTCTGCTGGATGGAGTCGGCCTTCTCCTGGATCTTGTCAGAGTTGGCGTTAAGGTCGTTGACCAGGCGGCGTCCGGCCTCTACCACGCCCGTGATCTTCTCCTCGCTGGCCTCCATGGTGGTCAGGAAGTCCTCGTGCTTCTTGATGGCCTCCTCTGCCCCCTGCAGGCTGGAGGGCATCTCAGTGTGGGACAGCACATACTCctacagaaggagagagaactaTTAGTAACATCATCGAGATAGACAATAGATGTGTTTGATTCTTCTCCACTGGTGTCTTGGTCCTCACCTGGCTGTTGAGGAAACCCTCAGCCTGCTTGACGTCCCTCAGGAAGCTCTGGAAGTCGAAGGCTTGGGCCAGAAGGCTGTGGCGGTTCTCCCACATCCGGCGCAGCTCGTGCCAGCCGGTGTCCAGTGCCTGCAGCCTCTGGGCCAGGAACATGTACTGGGCGTCAGTCTGGCCCTGGGTCACCTCGTCACCCACCGCCCGCATCTTCTCATAGTCCTCCTTGTAGTTGTCCACCTCGTTCTTGATGCTCTCGTGCTGGGAGAGCAGGCCCTCAGCCTCTGGCAGCGAGGTGGGGATGTCCTCGGACGCCACGGCGGTCTGCGTGCGGGACAGCCAGGACTGGAAGTCATCCAGGTCCCGGAGGAAGCCCTGCAGCTTGCTGGCCTCGCCCAGAGACTCCTCACGCCGCTTCATGGTGGCGTTGAGCTCCTGCCACACCTCCTGGATCTCCCCCAGGTGGGCATGGATCTCCTCTGCCTGGTCCGGGTGCTCCTCAGCCagcttctctgcctccttcttcagGTCGTCCAACTTACCCTGAAAAGATATAGAAAATAAACAAATGGTGTCACCAACATCATATGGCATAAAATGATACAAAAATATTGACGTGAACCAGTTAATGACTCAACTGATCGCTATAAAACATTATCTGATGCTGTGGTTTAACTTTGTCCACCTCCATAACCTTTGACCCGTCTCCCTGCCGTACCTGAATGGcctccaggtctctctccatgccTGTGAGTTTGCGCTGCAGGGCCATGACACCAGCCAGGTCGTTGCCCAGGCTCTCGGTGGACTCGATCACCTTGGTCTTCTCTCTCATCCAGCTCTGGATCTCGTTACACTCCAGGTGGTAGTTCTGGATGTTGAGGGCTGACTCCAGGGCATGTTTCCTCTGGTCCGCCAGACGCTGGAACTCCTTCCACCTGGGGACCAGAGCAAGGGGAAGTCTCAATGACCTGTTTCCAGTGCTCACTTCATACAATGTATTGGCATCAGAGGGTATTATGTGTTTTTCATGTGAGTGTATcagacatgggttcaaatactaaTTCAAATATCTTGAAGTATTCAgatatattttatttgaaaagAAATAGAGTCAAAAACACTCCCATGCATTTAACCcaggtatttgaaaatactctcaAATACAATTTGGTAGACTATTTGGTTCTTACAAATAACCATTCAAATAAAAGTACTTGTTTTGGGCTGTGTATTTGGATGTCTGAGAGGCATCATGTTGAGTACTACTAACCTGTTGTTGAGCTGGTCTTGCGTCTGGTGGATCTGGTCTTTGCTGCGGTTGTCTGATCCCAGCAGCTGTTGGGCCACCTGGTTGACATCAGAGATACGAGTCCCCAGGTTGTTCATCTCAGGCTCCAGGGTCTCGAACCTGCAGCCACACACAGGGACGTACATTCAACACTCTGTCCCCACTCATATTTCCATTGCTTTGTCTCTACAATGGAGATTAGAAGGGAAATATCATCATAGGAAGAGCAAACGTTCTTCTGCCATTCCACAAAAAAAAGACCAGAATTTACATCTGTACTGTAAAAAGGAGAGATTCAGTTTGACATCCACTCCACTTAACGAAGCACAATGATCAGAGTACACAGATCAATACCAAATTAAAAGGCTATTTAAATCACTGCCTAAAGACCACCTCTTCCTTCCTAACCCATTGTTGGAACACTCctcccttccccagctcacctctGCTGCACCACCTCCAGGTCTTCCAGTTTGGTGGGGATCTGCATGCCGTCCagccactgttccttctcccccaCCCACAGCTGGCAGGCGCCCGCCTCGCTGTACATGCGGTAGAGGGCCAGCGCCCCCTCCAGGGCCTGACGCCGCGACGCAGACAGGGCCTCCAGCTCGTGGTAACGCTGCTCGATGGCAGGCAGACGGCCCTCTACCTACACACAGCCAGACGGCAACAACCACTCAGTCAGAGGACGCCCCTCCAAGCAGAGTCAATAACAAGTCAAGGAATACAAAATGGGAGCGATAAATAAAATATGTCTCACTTAAAATCGGAGACATGGAGAGTCTTTATGTAATATGTATggaccagtgtttgtgtgtgtcagagagagagagcgcaatagAGGGAGAAACAGCACGGTGCACTAGCCTAATGAGTGTTGGTTGATATGCTGTTCCAGAGGTAACTGACCTGAGGGGAGTTTGCATGGACCGGGGGCAGGCTGAGGGCCTGCTCGTGCAGGGAGTCGATGAGGGTCCGGTGGCTCTggatctcctcctccacctccctctgctTGCGGGCTAGGGTCTGGGTGGAGAACTCGTCGTGGCCCACCTCCTGGCTGGACACCTGGCGCAGCGTCTCCAGGATCCAGGCCTCCATGTCGTTGGCGTCCGTCTGGAACTGGTGCAGGGCCACCGCCTCCTTCAGCTGCTGCTCCCTCAGCTGGGACGTCTGGGgacggagggggagagaaggaatcAGCATATAAAACAAGAGGAACCACTTCTAAAATCGATCAATTCATTCGCTCTCTCCAGACCGGTCTACCTCCTTCCCCCTGCCTGCTCACCTCCTCCAGGTGTGCCCACTGAGCGCGGACGTCCCCGATCCTCTCAGTGCACTCTGGGGCTCCAatgtgtccctcctccaccaggGTCTGTCCGGCGGCGATGCTGTTGCCCAGAGGGCCGTAGCGGGCTGCCATCTCGTCCCTGAAGGCCTCGTGCTTGCTGAGGAGGTGCAGGGCGGAGGCGAGGTCGCGGCCACAGTCTCCTCCTGACAGGATCTGCTCCTGCTCTCTGATCCAGGCCGCCTCCTCTCCCAGCTCCCACAGGAACTGCCAGAGGCGCCGTGACTCCTCGAGGCGCACCCTCCGCTCCCCAGCCAGCTGGCCCAGCTCCTCATAGGCCCGGCCCAGCAGAGACACCTTCTCTCCCACCAGCGCCGGCTCACACGGTTTGTAGActgagagagataaggagaattAGCTAAATGGTTATTGGTGAAGAGGCATCCAAATAAATGTATAAATTCCTTGCTCCTCAAAAGTTACGTGATGCATGAAAGCTGCAGAGTGCATAGTCGTTGAACGCAATCGTTACCATAATCGCAcgcctacagtaactgactgtcgAGTGTATATTAGTGAGGGGTCTGTAGTCTCACCCTGTTGGTCCGAGGTGAAGCGCTGAGCGGCTCCCTGGACCCCGCGGACCCCCTCTGCCTGGGCTGAGATGTCTGCCTCCACCAGGTTGTGAGTCTGCAGCAGGTCCTCCACATCATGCAGATGCTTCCCACTGTCCTGGGACTGCAGACGACCCTGAGAGGGCACAGAGCAGGAAGAGGTTAGAAACACATTCACTCACCATGTCTGGATTGCAAGTAGTTAATAAATGCCGCTAATGAGATGCTAATGG contains these protein-coding regions:
- the LOC129868939 gene encoding spectrin beta chain, non-erythrocytic 1-like isoform X2, with amino-acid sequence MSTISPTDFDSQEIQQQYNDINNRWDLAAETDWDNENSSARLFERSRIKALADEREAVQKKTFTKWVNSHLGRVTCRIGDLYTDLRDGRMLIRLLEVLSGEQLPKPTKGRMRIHCLENVDKALQFLKEQKVHLENMGSHDIVDGNHRLTLGLIWTIILRFQIQDISVETGDNKEKKSAKEALLLWCQMKTAGYPNVNVHNFTTSWRDGLAFNAIVHKHRPDVIEFDSLKRSNAHYNLQNAFNIAENKLGLTKLLDPEDVNVDQPDEKSIITYVATYYHYFSKMKALAVEGKRVGKVLDYAIEADQLVGNYESLASELLQWIEQTILTLNDRQLANSLSAVQNQLQAFNTYRTVEKPPKFTEKGNLEVLLFTIQSKMRANNQKVYMPREGKLISDINKAWERLEKAEHERELALRNELIRQEKLEMLAARFDRKAAMRETWLSENQRLVSQDNFGVDLGAVDAATRKHEAIETDIGAYGERVAAVEAVARELEAENYHDVRRVLARRDNVLRLWEYLKELLAARRERLNAHRDLQRLLQEMRSIMDWMGEMKGRLQSQDSGKHLHDVEDLLQTHNLVEADISAQAEGVRGVQGAAQRFTSDQQVYKPCEPALVGEKVSLLGRAYEELGQLAGERRVRLEESRRLWQFLWELGEEAAWIREQEQILSGGDCGRDLASALHLLSKHEAFRDEMAARYGPLGNSIAAGQTLVEEGHIGAPECTERIGDVRAQWAHLEETSQLREQQLKEAVALHQFQTDANDMEAWILETLRQVSSQEVGHDEFSTQTLARKQREVEEEIQSHRTLIDSLHEQALSLPPVHANSPQVEGRLPAIEQRYHELEALSASRRQALEGALALYRMYSEAGACQLWVGEKEQWLDGMQIPTKLEDLEVVQQRFETLEPEMNNLGTRISDVNQVAQQLLGSDNRSKDQIHQTQDQLNNRWKEFQRLADQRKHALESALNIQNYHLECNEIQSWMREKTKVIESTESLGNDLAGVMALQRKLTGMERDLEAIQGKLDDLKKEAEKLAEEHPDQAEEIHAHLGEIQEVWQELNATMKRREESLGEASKLQGFLRDLDDFQSWLSRTQTAVASEDIPTSLPEAEGLLSQHESIKNEVDNYKEDYEKMRAVGDEVTQGQTDAQYMFLAQRLQALDTGWHELRRMWENRHSLLAQAFDFQSFLRDVKQAEGFLNSQEYVLSHTEMPSSLQGAEEAIKKHEDFLTTMEASEEKITGVVEAGRRLVNDLNANSDKIQEKADSIQQRHQKNREAANELLSKLKDNRELQHFLQDGQELTLWINEKMLTAQDMSYDEARNLHSKWQKHQAFMAELASNKDWLDKIDKEGQALVTEKPELQPVVQQTLEGLQSQWEELENTTRTKAQCLFDANRAELFTQSCSALDVWLKNLSGQLQSDDFGKDLTSVNILLKKHQMLEHQMEVREKEVQSLQSQALALSQEDAGGAVVEVDCQQRRVTDSFSQLQDPLNQRRQQLLASKEGHQFNRDLEDEILWVKERMPLATSTDHGKDLSSVQLLIKKNQTLQKEIQGHQPRIDDIQTHRRGMSPGQEEMDGERQSVLEGRLAELRDSWAQLIAETDERHARLVEANRAQQFYTDAAEAEAWMGEQELHMMSEEKAKDEQSALVMVKKHQTLEQTLEDYAQPIHQLANSSRTMMTSEHPESERINLRQAQVDKLYAGLKDLAEERRGRLQERLRLTQLKREVDDLEQWIAEREVVAGSHELGQDYEHVTMLRDKFREFARDTSTIGQERVDGVNGLADDLIESGHPENASVAEWKDGLNEAWADLLELIDTRTQMLSASYELHRFHQDAREALGRVREKKEALPSDLGRDLNTVQHLHRQHTAYEHDIQALSGQVNQVQDDAARLQKAYAGEKAEEIHRSERSVTEAWEGLLGAGQARRHVLLDTVEKFRFVNMVRDLMLWMDGVNLQIDAHDSPRDVSSAGLVIANHQDIKSEIETRADSFTTCNEMGHSLINNNHYAADEILEKLDQLQGKRDEISNKWQDKMDHLLIVLEVLQFGRDACVAETWLAGQEPLVRGAELGSNVDEVESLIKRHEAFEKLAAGWEERFTLLEKLTTLEEQEIQRREEEERARRTPTPPPTEEVAPSEAETHDARTSLDQTTLNQSVSVNGVHSYQDTSQSLSVSSVSVEKKEKCEPVSKPVSKPKHPLRGSESDSVNGPGRDSGLASSRLDPSATLPSKGDDAGTDAMEGLLYRKQEMETHAKRAASRSWQNVYCVLRKGSLGFYKDQKSASNGIPYHGEVPISLGEAVCEVAHDYKKRKHVFKLRLGDGKEFLFQAKDEPEMASWIHSIISSIPAGGSGDRSPGGPRVLSRAMTMPPISPSSAEAAGVTMRNKEGKEKDREKRFSFFGKKK
- the LOC129868939 gene encoding spectrin beta chain, non-erythrocytic 1-like isoform X1, with the translated sequence MSTISPTDFDSQEIQQQYNDINNRWDLAAETDWDNENSSARLFERSRIKALADEREAVQKKTFTKWVNSHLGRVTCRIGDLYTDLRDGRMLIRLLEVLSGEQLPKPTKGRMRIHCLENVDKALQFLKEQKVHLENMGSHDIVDGNHRLTLGLIWTIILRFQIQDISVETGDNKEKKSAKEALLLWCQMKTAGYPNVNVHNFTTSWRDGLAFNAIVHKHRPDVIEFDSLKRSNAHYNLQNAFNIAENKLGLTKLLDPEDVNVDQPDEKSIITYVATYYHYFSKMKALAVEGKRVGKVLDYAIEADQLVGNYESLASELLQWIEQTILTLNDRQLANSLSAVQNQLQAFNTYRTVEKPPKFTEKGNLEVLLFTIQSKMRANNQKVYMPREGKLISDINKAWERLEKAEHERELALRNELIRQEKLEMLAARFDRKAAMRETWLSENQRLVSQDNFGVDLGAVDAATRKHEAIETDIGAYGERVAAVEAVARELEAENYHDVRRVLARRDNVLRLWEYLKELLAARRERLNAHRDLQRLLQEMRSIMDWMGEMKGRLQSQDSGKHLHDVEDLLQTHNLVEADISAQAEGVRGVQGAAQRFTSDQQVYKPCEPALVGEKVSLLGRAYEELGQLAGERRVRLEESRRLWQFLWELGEEAAWIREQEQILSGGDCGRDLASALHLLSKHEAFRDEMAARYGPLGNSIAAGQTLVEEGHIGAPECTERIGDVRAQWAHLEETSQLREQQLKEAVALHQFQTDANDMEAWILETLRQVSSQEVGHDEFSTQTLARKQREVEEEIQSHRTLIDSLHEQALSLPPVHANSPQVEGRLPAIEQRYHELEALSASRRQALEGALALYRMYSEAGACQLWVGEKEQWLDGMQIPTKLEDLEVVQQRFETLEPEMNNLGTRISDVNQVAQQLLGSDNRSKDQIHQTQDQLNNRWKEFQRLADQRKHALESALNIQNYHLECNEIQSWMREKTKVIESTESLGNDLAGVMALQRKLTGMERDLEAIQGKLDDLKKEAEKLAEEHPDQAEEIHAHLGEIQEVWQELNATMKRREESLGEASKLQGFLRDLDDFQSWLSRTQTAVASEDIPTSLPEAEGLLSQHESIKNEVDNYKEDYEKMRAVGDEVTQGQTDAQYMFLAQRLQALDTGWHELRRMWENRHSLLAQAFDFQSFLRDVKQAEGFLNSQEYVLSHTEMPSSLQGAEEAIKKHEDFLTTMEASEEKITGVVEAGRRLVNDLNANSDKIQEKADSIQQRHQKNREAANELLSKLKDNRELQHFLQDGQELTLWINEKMLTAQDMSYDEARNLHSKWQKHQAFMAELASNKDWLDKIDKEGQALVTEKPELQPVVQQTLEGLQSQWEELENTTRTKAQCLFDANRAELFTQSCSALDVWLKNLSGQLQSDDFGKDLTSVNILLKKHQMLEHQMEVREKEVQSLQSQALALSQEDAGGAVVEVDCQQRRVTDSFSQLQDPLNQRRQQLLASKEGHQFNRDLEDEILWVKERMPLATSTDHGKDLSSVQLLIKKNQTLQKEIQGHQPRIDDIQTHRRGMSPGQEEMDGERQSVLEGRLAELRDSWAQLIAETDERHARLVEANRAQQFYTDAAEAEAWMGEQELHMMSEEKAKDEQSALVMVKKHQTLEQTLEDYAQPIHQLANSSRTMMTSEHPESERINLRQAQVDKLYAGLKDLAEERRGRLQERLRLTQLKREVDDLEQWIAEREVVAGSHELGQDYEHVTMLRDKFREFARDTSTIGQERVDGVNGLADDLIESGHPENASVAEWKDGLNEAWADLLELIDTRTQMLSASYELHRFHQDAREALGRVREKKEALPSDLGRDLNTVQHLHRQHTAYEHDIQALSGQVNQVQDDAARLQKAYAGEKAEEIHRSERSVTEAWEGLLGAGQARRHVLLDTVEKFRFVNMVRDLMLWMDGVNLQIDAHDSPRDVSSAGLVIANHQDIKSEIETRADSFTTCNEMGHSLINNNHYAADEILEKLDQLQGKRDEISNKWQDKMDHLLIVLEVLQFGRDACVAETWLAGQEPLVRGAELGSNVDEVESLIKRHEAFEKLAAGWEERFTLLEKLTTLEEQEIQRREEEERARRTPTPPPTEEVAPSEAETHDARTSLDQTTLNQSVSVNGVHSYQDTSQSLSVSSVSVEKKEKCEPVSKPVSKPKHPLRGSESDSVNGPGRDSGLASSRLDPSATLPSKGDDAGTDAMEGLLYRKQEMETHAKRAASSFSLSSHRSWQNVYCVLRKGSLGFYKDQKSASNGIPYHGEVPISLGEAVCEVAHDYKKRKHVFKLRLGDGKEFLFQAKDEPEMASWIHSIISSIPAGGSGDRSPGGPRVLSRAMTMPPISPSSAEAAGVTMRNKEGKEKDREKRFSFFGKKK
- the LOC129868939 gene encoding spectrin beta chain, non-erythrocytic 1-like isoform X4, producing the protein MSTISPTDFDSQEIQQQYNDINNRWDLAAETDWDNENSSARLFERSRIKALADEREAVQKKTFTKWVNSHLGRVTCRIGDLYTDLRDGRMLIRLLEVLSGEQLPKPTKGRMRIHCLENVDKALQFLKEQKVHLENMGSHDIVDGNHRLTLGLIWTIILRFQIQDISVETGDNKEKKSAKEALLLWCQMKTAGYPNVNVHNFTTSWRDGLAFNAIVHKHRPDVIEFDSLKRSNAHYNLQNAFNIAENKLGLTKLLDPEDVNVDQPDEKSIITYVATYYHYFSKMKALAVEGKRVGKVLDYAIEADQLVGNYESLASELLQWIEQTILTLNDRQLANSLSAVQNQLQAFNTYRTVEKPPKFTEKGNLEVLLFTIQSKMRANNQKVYMPREGKLISDINKAWERLEKAEHERELALRNELIRQEKLEMLAARFDRKAAMRETWLSENQRLVSQDNFGVDLGAVDAATRKHEAIETDIGAYGERVAAVEAVARELEAENYHDVRRVLARRDNVLRLWEYLKELLAARRERLNAHRDLQRLLQEMRSIMDWMGEMKGRLQSQDSGKHLHDVEDLLQTHNLVEADISAQAEGVRGVQGAAQRFTSDQQVYKPCEPALVGEKVSLLGRAYEELGQLAGERRVRLEESRRLWQFLWELGEEAAWIREQEQILSGGDCGRDLASALHLLSKHEAFRDEMAARYGPLGNSIAAGQTLVEEGHIGAPECTERIGDVRAQWAHLEETSQLREQQLKEAVALHQFQTDANDMEAWILETLRQVSSQEVGHDEFSTQTLARKQREVEEEIQSHRTLIDSLHEQALSLPPVHANSPQVEGRLPAIEQRYHELEALSASRRQALEGALALYRMYSEAGACQLWVGEKEQWLDGMQIPTKLEDLEVVQQRFETLEPEMNNLGTRISDVNQVAQQLLGSDNRSKDQIHQTQDQLNNRWKEFQRLADQRKHALESALNIQNYHLECNEIQSWMREKTKVIESTESLGNDLAGVMALQRKLTGMERDLEAIQGKLDDLKKEAEKLAEEHPDQAEEIHAHLGEIQEVWQELNATMKRREESLGEASKLQGFLRDLDDFQSWLSRTQTAVASEDIPTSLPEAEGLLSQHESIKNEVDNYKEDYEKMRAVGDEVTQGQTDAQYMFLAQRLQALDTGWHELRRMWENRHSLLAQAFDFQSFLRDVKQAEGFLNSQEYVLSHTEMPSSLQGAEEAIKKHEDFLTTMEASEEKITGVVEAGRRLVNDLNANSDKIQEKADSIQQRHQKNREAANELLSKLKDNRELQHFLQDGQELTLWINEKMLTAQDMSYDEARNLHSKWQKHQAFMAELASNKDWLDKIDKEGQALVTEKPELQPVVQQTLEGLQSQWEELENTTRTKAQCLFDANRAELFTQSCSALDVWLKNLSGQLQSDDFGKDLTSVNILLKKHQMLEHQMEVREKEVQSLQSQALALSQEDAGGAVVEVDCQQRRVTDSFSQLQDPLNQRRQQLLASKEGHQFNRDLEDEILWVKERMPLATSTDHGKDLSSVQLLIKKNQTLQKEIQGHQPRIDDIQTHRRGMSPGQEEMDGERQSVLEGRLAELRDSWAQLIAETDERHARLVEANRAQQFYTDAAEAEAWMGEQELHMMSEEKAKDEQSALVMVKKHQTLEQTLEDYAQPIHQLANSSRTMMTSEHPESERINLRQAQVDKLYAGLKDLAEERRGRLQERLRLTQLKREVDDLEQWIAEREVVAGSHELGQDYEHVTMLRDKFREFARDTSTIGQERVDGVNGLADDLIESGHPENASVAEWKDGLNEAWADLLELIDTRTQMLSASYELHRFHQDAREALGRVREKKEALPSDLGRDLNTVQHLHRQHTAYEHDIQALSGQVNQVQDDAARLQKAYAGEKAEEIHRSERSVTEAWEGLLGAGQARRHVLLDTVEKFRFVNMVRDLMLWMDGVNLQIDAHDSPRDVSSAGLVIANHQDIKSEIETRADSFTTCNEMGHSLINNNHYAADEILEKLDQLQGKRDEISNKWQDKMDHLLIVLEVLQFGRDACVAETWLAGQEPLVRGAELGSNVDEVESLIKRHEAFEKLAAGWEERFTLLEKLTTLEEQEIQRREEEERARRTPTPPPTEEVAPSEAETHDARTSLDQTTLNQSVSVNGVHSYQDTSQGSESDSVNGPGRDSGLASSRLDPSATLPSKGDDAGTDAMEGLLYRKQEMETHAKRAASSFSLSSHRSWQNVYCVLRKGSLGFYKDQKSASNGIPYHGEVPISLGEAVCEVAHDYKKRKHVFKLRLGDGKEFLFQAKDEPEMASWIHSIISSIPAGGSGDRSPGGPRVLSRAMTMPPISPSSAEAAGVTMRNKEGKEKDREKRFSFFGKKK